A genomic window from Silene latifolia isolate original U9 population chromosome Y, ASM4854445v1, whole genome shotgun sequence includes:
- the LOC141629640 gene encoding uncharacterized protein LOC141629640, which translates to MEILSRALRVMCNDKQVSYHPKCAKLKLTHLIFADDLMVFTGGDRPSIKKATDILKLFSSWSGLQANFDKTEVYFGGVNALLKQQILSDIGLAEGHFPFRYLGLPLNPARLTSSMYEGLVIRIQNLVQSCASKFLSYAGKLQVLNSVVFGLCNFWCGSLVLPKAICNAITTYCRQLFWGYSEGNRRVIFKSWQSMCFPWVEGGFQLKAIMAWNQENMLKWLWHLDRGTGSVWSSWVSKYYLVQCSIWDLTFQEYYSESKAYDLIRPRLPTQLCYRVVQCCLLLPRYKVILQLAVQRKLATTDMLIQRGVHLMPLPTGDLHSLLVWAHRRKPRKYWKNRWIGCSIATTVYCL; encoded by the exons ATGGAAATCTTATCTCGAGCTCTTCGGGTTATGTGCAATGATAAGCAGGTCTCCTACCACCCAAAGTGTGCCAAATTGAAGCTTACCCATCTCATTTTTGCGGATGATCTGATGGTCTTTACCGGGGGGGATAGGCCTTCCATTAAGAAGGCTACTGATATTCTTAAACTATTCTCTAGCTGGTCTGGACTTCAGGCTAATTTTGACAAAACTGAGGTGTATTTTGGAGGAGTCAATGCCTTGTTGAAGCAGCAGATCTTGTCTGACATTGGGTTAGCTGAGGGCCACTTTCCTTTTAGATACTTGGGCCTTCCCTTAAATCCTGCTAGGCTTACTAGTAGCATGTATGAGGGTTTGGTTATAAGGATCCAAAATCTGGTCCAAAGTTGTGCTTCAAAATTTCTATCCTATGCTGGCAAGCTTCAGGTGCTCAACTCAGTGGTTTTTGGCCTCTGCAATTTTTGGTGTGGCAGCTTAGTTCTTCCTAAGGCTATTTGCAATGCTATCACCACTTACTGTAGGCAGCTGTTTTGGGGTTACTCTGAGGGAAATAGGAGAGTTATTTTCAAGAGCTGGCAGAGTATGTGTTTCCCTTGGGTTGAGGGGGGCTTCCAACTGAAAGCTATCATGGCCTGGAATCAGGAAAATATGCTTAAATGGCTTTGGCATCTGGATAGAGGGACTGGCTCTGTGTGGTCTTCCTGGGTGTCTAAGTACTATCTTGTTCAATGTTCTATTTGGGATCTTACTTTTCAGGAGTATTACTCTGAAA GCAAGGCCTATGATTTGATACGACCAAGGCTTCCTACTCAACTCTGCTATAGGGTTGTCCAATGCTGTCTGCTCTTACCCCGTTATAAGGTCATCCTCCAGTTGGCAGTTCAGAGGAAGCTTGCAACCACTGATATGCTCATTCAGAGAGGTGTGCACTTG ATGCCTCTCCCAACTGGTGATTTGCATAGTCTTCTAGTGTGGGCTCATAGGCGGAAGCCAAGGAAATACTGGAAGAATAGGTGGATTGGGTGTAGCATTGCTACTACCGTATACTGCCTCTAG